A portion of the Glycine max cultivar Williams 82 chromosome 10, Glycine_max_v4.0, whole genome shotgun sequence genome contains these proteins:
- the LOC100805917 gene encoding uncharacterized protein isoform X2, which produces MVRGGITKASLSLLGGAKRAKSGLSKFSGTAQPAESSGGVSKSGGKIEDSACWIPHPRTGIYFPKGHEWVMDDVTEDAARLSQTYWFRNVDGVDNPGH; this is translated from the exons ATGGTTAGAGGAGGCATCACCAAAGCAAGCTTGTCGCTTCTCGG GGGAGCTAAGAGAGCCAAGAGTGGACTCAGCAAATTCTCAGGCACTGCTCAACCTGCAGAAAGCTCTGGAGGAGTTTCAAAGAGTGGTGGGAAGATTGAGGATTCAGCTTGCTGGATCCCACACCCACGCACAGGAATTTACTTCCCAAAAGGGCATGAGTGGGTGATGGATGATGTTACAGAGGATGCAGCTCGTTTAAGCCAAACTTATTGGTTCAGAAATGTTGATGGTGTTGACAACCCCGGACACTAA
- the LOC100811068 gene encoding probable prolyl 4-hydroxylase 9, whose translation MMKGKVKSSKLKLGVPTLFILCALFFFVGFFVSPLLFQDLDDVGPRSRILQESVKKEYEPLEHGESGEPFVDSIPSQILSWRPRAVFFPNFTSVEVCQQIIEMAKPKLEPSKLALRKGETAESTKDTRTSSGTFISASEDKSGILDLVERKIAKVTMIPRTHGEIFNILKYEVGQKYDSHYDAFNPDEYGSVESQRIASFLLYLSNVEAGGETMFPYEGGLNIDRGYDYQKCIGLKVKPRQGDGLLFYSLLPNGKIDKTSLHGSCPVIKGEKWVATKWIDDREQHY comes from the exons ATGATGAAAGGCAAAGTGAAGAGCTCCAAACTGAAGTTGGGTGTACCTACATTGTTCATCCTTTGCGcccttttcttctttgttggCTTCTTTGTATCTCCGCTCCTCTTTCAG GATTTGGATGATGTGGGACCACGCTCTAGAATACTCCAAGAATCGGTGAAGAAAGAATACGAACCTCTTGAACATGGTGAATCCGGGGAACCCTTTGTTGATTCAATCCCATCTCAG ATTTTAAGTTGGAGACCACGGGCGGTTTTCTTTCCAAACTTCACAAGTGTGGAAGTATGCCAACAAATAATTGAAATGGCAAAGCCCAAACTTGAACCATCAAAACTGGCTTTGCGGAAAGGAGAAACTGCTGAGAGCACAAAAGACACCAGAACAAG TTCAGGCACATTCATCAGCGCATCAGAAGACAAATCTGGCATCTTAGACTTGGTTGAGAGGAAGATTGCTAAAGTTACAATGATTCCAAGGACCCATGGGGAA ATATTCAATATATTGAAGTATGAGGTTGGCCAGAAATATGATTCTCATTATGATGCGTTCAACCCAGATGAATACGGCTCTGTTGAGAGccaaagg ATTGCTTCCTTCTTGTTATACCTATCAAATGTAGAAGCGGGAGGAGAAACAATGTTCCCTTATGAG GGTGGTCTGAATATTGATAGGGGTTATGATTACCAAAAATGCATTGGTTTGAAGGTGAAGCCACGACAGGGCGATggacttttattttattcattgttACCAAACGGGAAAATTGATAAG ACTTCTCTTCATGGAAGTTGTCCAGTGATTAAGGGGGAGAAATGGGTCGCAACGAAGTGGATTGATGATAGAGAGCAACACTACTAG
- the LOC100805377 gene encoding protein FAR-RED IMPAIRED RESPONSE 1 isoform X2, whose amino-acid sequence MGDALNEVQHRGGAPAASPKRDIALLEGDKDFELHNGIEFESHEAAYSFYQEYAKSMGFTTSIKNSRRSKKTKEFIDAKFACSRYGVTPESDSGSSRRPSVKKTDCKACMHVKRKPDGKWIIHEFIKEHNHELLPALAYHFRIHRNMKLAEKNNIDILHAVSERTRKMYVEMSRQSSGCQNIGSFMGDINYQFDRGQYLALDEGDAQVMLEYFKHVQKESPNFFYSIDLNEEQRLRNLFWIDAKSINDYLSFNDVVSFDTTYIKSNDKLPFAPFVGVNHHSQPVLLGCALLADETKPTFVWLMKTWLRAMGGQAPKVIITDQDTTLKTAIEEVFPNVRHCFSLWHILERIPENLSFVIKKHQNFVRKFNKCIFKSWTDEQFDMRWWKMVTRCELHDDIWFQSLYEDRKKWVPTYMGDTFLAGMSTPQRSESMNSFFDKYIHKKITLKEFVKQYGIILQNRYDEEAIADFDTLHKQPALKSPSPWEKQMSTVYTHAIFKKFQVEVLGVAGCQSRIEAGDGTIAKFIVQDYEKDEEFLVTWNELSSEVSCFCRLFEYKGFLCRHGLSVLQRCGCSSVPSHYILKRWTKDAKIKESMADRTRRTQTRVQRYNDLCKRAIDLSEEGSLSEENYNVVFRALVDALKNCVLVNNSNNNGAETSSNAYGHREAEENQVPLALKLNKKRNAARKRKAQLEQDVILVDAQDTLQQMDNLSSDAITLNGYYGTQQNVQGLVQLNLMEPPQDGYYVNQHSMQGLGPLNSMGPSHDGFFGTQQGIHGLGGQLEFRPATTFGYSLHQDEPDPQFHGNSSRNT is encoded by the exons ATGGGTGATGCACTAAATGAAGTGCAGCACAGGGGTGGTGCACCTGCTGCTTCTCCCAAGAGGGACATTGCATTGCTTGAAGGAGACAAAGATTTTGAGCTGCACAATGGCATTGAATTTGAATCCCATGAAGCAGCATATTCATTTTATCAGGAATATGCCAAATCTATGGGATTCACCACTTCAATAAAAAACAGCAGACgctcaaagaaaacaaaagaatttaTTGATGCCAAGTTTGCATGCTCTAGGTATGGAGTTACACCTGAGTCTGACAGTGGCAGCAGTCGAAGACCTAGTGTAAAGAAAACAGATTGCAAAGCTTGCATGCATGTGAAGAGAAAGCCAGATGGAAAGTGGATCATTCATGAATTTATAAAGGAACATAATCATGAACTTTTACCAGCTTTGGCATATCATTTTCGGATTCATAGAAATATGAAATTAGCTGAAAAGAATAATATTGATATCCTGCATGCTGTTAGTGAACGCACCAGAAAGATGTATGTTGAAATGTCTAGGCAATCTAGTGGCTGTCAAAACATTGGGTCTTTCATGGGTGATATAAACTATCAGTTTGACAGAGGCCAGTATTTGGCTTTGGATGAGGGAGATGCCCAAGTTATGCTCGAGTATTTTAAGCATGTACAAAAGGAGAGTCCCAACTTCTTCTATTCTATAGATTTAAATGAAGAGCAGCGCTTAAGAAATCTATTTTGGATTGATGCAAAAAGTATCAATGATTATCTCAGCTTTAACGATGTAGTTTCATTTGATACCACTTACATAAAAAGCAATGACAAGCTGCCATTTGCACCTTTTGTTGGAGTAAACCACCACTCTCAACCTGTATTGCTTGGATGTGCATTGCTTGCAGATGAGACTAAACCAACATTTGTTTGGTTAATGAAGACATGGCTTAGAGCTATGGGTGGGCAAGCTCCCAAAGTTATAATCACTGATCAAGACACAACCTTGAAGACTGCAATTGAAGAAGTCTTTCCAAATGTACGGcattgtttttctctttggcACATACTGGAGAGGATACCTGAAAATCTCTCTTTTGTGATAAAAAAGCATCAGAACTTTGTGCGAAAATTTAACAAGTGCATTTTTAAATCATGGACAGATGAACAGTTTGACATGCGATGGTGGAAAATGGTCACTAGATGTGAACTGCATGATGATATATGGTTTCAGTCATTGTATGAGGACCGGAAAAAGTGGGTGCCAACTTACATGGGGGACACCTTTTTAGCTGGAATGTCTACACCTCAGCGCTCTGAAAGTATGAACTCTTTCTTTGACAAATATATTCATAAGAAAATTACTCTTAAAGAGTTTGTGAAACAATATGGGATAATTCTTCAGAATAGGTATGACGAGGAAGCCATTGCAGATTTTGATACATTGCACAAACAGCCAGCACTTAAATCTCCTTCACCttgggaaaaacaaatgtcaaCAGTTTATACACAtgcaatatttaagaaatttcaaGTGGAAGTTTTGGGTGTAGCTGGCTGTCAATCTAGGATAGAGGCTGGAGATGGCACTATTGCAAAATTTATAGTTCAAGATTATGAGAAGGATGAAGAGTTTTTGGTAACTTGGAATGAGTTGAGCTCAGAGGTCTCTTGCTTTTGTCGATTGTTTGAATATAAAGGTTTCCTTTGCAGGCATGGATTGAGTGTTCTCCAACGTTGTGGTTGTTCAAGTGTTCCATCTCATTATATTTTGAAGAGGTGGACCAAAGATGCCAAAATTAAGGAATCGATGGCAGATAGGACAAGAAGGACACAAACTAGGGTGCAACGTTATAATGACTTGTGTAAACGAGCTATTGATTTGAGTGAAGAAGGATCGTTATCTGAAGAGAATTACAATGTTGTTTTTCGTGCACTTGTTGATGCCTTGAAGAACTGTGTCCTTGTGAATAATTCTAATAACAATGGTGCAGAAACTAGCAGCAATGCCTATGGCCATCGTGAAGCAGAAGAAAATCAGGTTCCTCTTGCTTTGAAACTAAATAAAAAGAGGAATGCAGCTAGGAAAAGAAAG GCACAATTAGAGCAGGATGTTATACTTGTTGATGCTCAAGATACCCTGCAGCAAATG GATAATCTTAGCTCGGATGCAATAACCCTTAATGGATATTATGGTACCCAGCAGAATGTGCAAGGACTG GTACAGTTGAACTTAATGGAGCCACCTCAAGATGGTTACTATGTTAATCAACACAGCATGCAAGGCCTG
- the LOC100805377 gene encoding protein FAR-RED IMPAIRED RESPONSE 1 isoform X1 has translation MGDALNEVQHRGGAPAASPKRDIALLEGDKDFELHNGIEFESHEAAYSFYQEYAKSMGFTTSIKNSRRSKKTKEFIDAKFACSRYGVTPESDSGSSRRPSVKKTDCKACMHVKRKPDGKWIIHEFIKEHNHELLPALAYHFRIHRNMKLAEKNNIDILHAVSERTRKMYVEMSRQSSGCQNIGSFMGDINYQFDRGQYLALDEGDAQVMLEYFKHVQKESPNFFYSIDLNEEQRLRNLFWIDAKSINDYLSFNDVVSFDTTYIKSNDKLPFAPFVGVNHHSQPVLLGCALLADETKPTFVWLMKTWLRAMGGQAPKVIITDQDTTLKTAIEEVFPNVRHCFSLWHILERIPENLSFVIKKHQNFVRKFNKCIFKSWTDEQFDMRWWKMVTRCELHDDIWFQSLYEDRKKWVPTYMGDTFLAGMSTPQRSESMNSFFDKYIHKKITLKEFVKQYGIILQNRYDEEAIADFDTLHKQPALKSPSPWEKQMSTVYTHAIFKKFQVEVLGVAGCQSRIEAGDGTIAKFIVQDYEKDEEFLVTWNELSSEVSCFCRLFEYKGFLCRHGLSVLQRCGCSSVPSHYILKRWTKDAKIKESMADRTRRTQTRVQRYNDLCKRAIDLSEEGSLSEENYNVVFRALVDALKNCVLVNNSNNNGAETSSNAYGHREAEENQVPLALKLNKKRNAARKRKAQLEQDVILVDAQDTLQQMDNLSSDAITLNGYYGTQQNVQGLQVQLNLMEPPQDGYYVNQHSMQGLGPLNSMGPSHDGFFGTQQGIHGLGGQLEFRPATTFGYSLHQDEPDPQFHGNSSRNT, from the exons ATGGGTGATGCACTAAATGAAGTGCAGCACAGGGGTGGTGCACCTGCTGCTTCTCCCAAGAGGGACATTGCATTGCTTGAAGGAGACAAAGATTTTGAGCTGCACAATGGCATTGAATTTGAATCCCATGAAGCAGCATATTCATTTTATCAGGAATATGCCAAATCTATGGGATTCACCACTTCAATAAAAAACAGCAGACgctcaaagaaaacaaaagaatttaTTGATGCCAAGTTTGCATGCTCTAGGTATGGAGTTACACCTGAGTCTGACAGTGGCAGCAGTCGAAGACCTAGTGTAAAGAAAACAGATTGCAAAGCTTGCATGCATGTGAAGAGAAAGCCAGATGGAAAGTGGATCATTCATGAATTTATAAAGGAACATAATCATGAACTTTTACCAGCTTTGGCATATCATTTTCGGATTCATAGAAATATGAAATTAGCTGAAAAGAATAATATTGATATCCTGCATGCTGTTAGTGAACGCACCAGAAAGATGTATGTTGAAATGTCTAGGCAATCTAGTGGCTGTCAAAACATTGGGTCTTTCATGGGTGATATAAACTATCAGTTTGACAGAGGCCAGTATTTGGCTTTGGATGAGGGAGATGCCCAAGTTATGCTCGAGTATTTTAAGCATGTACAAAAGGAGAGTCCCAACTTCTTCTATTCTATAGATTTAAATGAAGAGCAGCGCTTAAGAAATCTATTTTGGATTGATGCAAAAAGTATCAATGATTATCTCAGCTTTAACGATGTAGTTTCATTTGATACCACTTACATAAAAAGCAATGACAAGCTGCCATTTGCACCTTTTGTTGGAGTAAACCACCACTCTCAACCTGTATTGCTTGGATGTGCATTGCTTGCAGATGAGACTAAACCAACATTTGTTTGGTTAATGAAGACATGGCTTAGAGCTATGGGTGGGCAAGCTCCCAAAGTTATAATCACTGATCAAGACACAACCTTGAAGACTGCAATTGAAGAAGTCTTTCCAAATGTACGGcattgtttttctctttggcACATACTGGAGAGGATACCTGAAAATCTCTCTTTTGTGATAAAAAAGCATCAGAACTTTGTGCGAAAATTTAACAAGTGCATTTTTAAATCATGGACAGATGAACAGTTTGACATGCGATGGTGGAAAATGGTCACTAGATGTGAACTGCATGATGATATATGGTTTCAGTCATTGTATGAGGACCGGAAAAAGTGGGTGCCAACTTACATGGGGGACACCTTTTTAGCTGGAATGTCTACACCTCAGCGCTCTGAAAGTATGAACTCTTTCTTTGACAAATATATTCATAAGAAAATTACTCTTAAAGAGTTTGTGAAACAATATGGGATAATTCTTCAGAATAGGTATGACGAGGAAGCCATTGCAGATTTTGATACATTGCACAAACAGCCAGCACTTAAATCTCCTTCACCttgggaaaaacaaatgtcaaCAGTTTATACACAtgcaatatttaagaaatttcaaGTGGAAGTTTTGGGTGTAGCTGGCTGTCAATCTAGGATAGAGGCTGGAGATGGCACTATTGCAAAATTTATAGTTCAAGATTATGAGAAGGATGAAGAGTTTTTGGTAACTTGGAATGAGTTGAGCTCAGAGGTCTCTTGCTTTTGTCGATTGTTTGAATATAAAGGTTTCCTTTGCAGGCATGGATTGAGTGTTCTCCAACGTTGTGGTTGTTCAAGTGTTCCATCTCATTATATTTTGAAGAGGTGGACCAAAGATGCCAAAATTAAGGAATCGATGGCAGATAGGACAAGAAGGACACAAACTAGGGTGCAACGTTATAATGACTTGTGTAAACGAGCTATTGATTTGAGTGAAGAAGGATCGTTATCTGAAGAGAATTACAATGTTGTTTTTCGTGCACTTGTTGATGCCTTGAAGAACTGTGTCCTTGTGAATAATTCTAATAACAATGGTGCAGAAACTAGCAGCAATGCCTATGGCCATCGTGAAGCAGAAGAAAATCAGGTTCCTCTTGCTTTGAAACTAAATAAAAAGAGGAATGCAGCTAGGAAAAGAAAG GCACAATTAGAGCAGGATGTTATACTTGTTGATGCTCAAGATACCCTGCAGCAAATG GATAATCTTAGCTCGGATGCAATAACCCTTAATGGATATTATGGTACCCAGCAGAATGTGCAAGGACTG CAGGTACAGTTGAACTTAATGGAGCCACCTCAAGATGGTTACTATGTTAATCAACACAGCATGCAAGGCCTG
- the LOC100805917 gene encoding uncharacterized protein isoform X1, producing the protein MVRGGITKASLSLLGSCRGAKRAKSGLSKFSGTAQPAESSGGVSKSGGKIEDSACWIPHPRTGIYFPKGHEWVMDDVTEDAARLSQTYWFRNVDGVDNPGH; encoded by the exons ATGGTTAGAGGAGGCATCACCAAAGCAAGCTTGTCGCTTCTCGG GTCATGCAGGGGAGCTAAGAGAGCCAAGAGTGGACTCAGCAAATTCTCAGGCACTGCTCAACCTGCAGAAAGCTCTGGAGGAGTTTCAAAGAGTGGTGGGAAGATTGAGGATTCAGCTTGCTGGATCCCACACCCACGCACAGGAATTTACTTCCCAAAAGGGCATGAGTGGGTGATGGATGATGTTACAGAGGATGCAGCTCGTTTAAGCCAAACTTATTGGTTCAGAAATGTTGATGGTGTTGACAACCCCGGACACTAA